A single Methanofastidiosum sp. DNA region contains:
- the aspS gene encoding aspartate--tRNA(Asn) ligase, producing MLKRTCYSNNLKDGEEIVLAGWVHERRDLGGIKFILLRDREGIAQITAPKKKVSEEIFKLMDSLGREWIIAVKGNTKASPQAPGGLEVIPSEIEIINMAEANLPLDPSEKVDADIDTRLDNRFMDIRKPRVTAIFKIRSEILRAAREYLLSQAFVEIQTPKISASGTEGGTELFPLSYFEREAFLAQSPQLYKQTMMATGMDRVFEMAHYFRAEESNTRRHLSESDAVDIEMSFIENEDDVIYILENLVSHILKCVNDTKKNELALLGVEVNIPSTPFRRVKYEEAISLLQESGFNVHYGEDLGTESEKALGNIVKEKYGDDLYFLTKYPLSTKPFYTNFDGEIARAFDLDYKGVEISSGGQRIHNVEVLKTRIKEKGLPVSSFEAYLKPFRYGMPPHGGFGLGIDRLIMQMLNLENIREGVLFPHDRRRLEP from the coding sequence ATGCTTAAAAGAACATGTTATTCAAATAATTTAAAAGATGGCGAGGAAATTGTACTCGCTGGATGGGTTCATGAGAGAAGGGACCTCGGCGGGATTAAATTCATTTTATTAAGAGATAGAGAGGGAATTGCCCAGATTACTGCACCTAAAAAGAAAGTCTCTGAAGAGATTTTTAAATTAATGGATTCTTTAGGGAGAGAATGGATCATTGCAGTTAAAGGAAATACAAAAGCATCCCCCCAAGCTCCAGGTGGGCTTGAAGTGATACCTAGCGAAATAGAAATAATAAATATGGCAGAAGCAAATCTTCCACTTGACCCATCTGAAAAAGTTGATGCGGATATTGACACAAGACTCGACAACAGATTCATGGATATACGAAAACCAAGAGTAACTGCTATTTTTAAGATTAGAAGTGAAATCTTAAGGGCTGCAAGAGAGTACCTTTTGAGCCAAGCATTTGTAGAAATTCAAACTCCAAAGATAAGCGCTTCAGGAACTGAAGGTGGAACCGAACTTTTTCCACTCTCATATTTCGAAAGAGAAGCTTTTCTAGCACAGTCTCCCCAGCTATACAAACAGACTATGATGGCTACTGGGATGGACAGAGTTTTCGAGATGGCTCACTACTTTAGAGCTGAAGAGTCCAACACACGAAGGCACCTTTCAGAATCTGATGCTGTAGATATAGAAATGTCATTTATTGAAAACGAAGACGATGTAATCTATATCCTTGAGAATCTAGTTTCTCACATCTTGAAATGCGTTAACGATACTAAAAAGAATGAACTCGCTTTATTGGGTGTCGAAGTAAATATTCCTTCTACACCTTTTAGAAGAGTCAAATATGAAGAGGCAATATCTCTTCTTCAAGAAAGTGGATTTAATGTACACTATGGTGAAGATTTAGGTACAGAATCAGAAAAAGCTTTAGGAAATATTGTCAAAGAAAAATATGGTGATGATCTTTACTTCTTGACAAAATACCCCCTATCCACTAAACCATTTTATACTAACTTTGATGGCGAGATAGCAAGAGCATTTGATTTGGACTATAAAGGTGTTGAAATAAGTTCAGGTGGTCAGAGGATTCATAATGTAGAAGTTCTTAAAACAAGAATAAAAGAAAAAGGACTGCCTGTATCATCCTTTGAAGCATATCTCAAGCCTTTTAGATATGGAATGCCGCCACATGGTGGATTTGGTCTTGGTATAGATAGGCTCATAATGCAGATGCTTAACCTAGAGAATATACGAGAGGGCGTGTTATTCCCTCACGATAGAAGAAGACTTGAACCATAG
- a CDS encoding CBS domain-containing protein, which yields MNLDEIIIRDFLKFSIPSDRALAIETMKKNDISELIALKEGTDTFLGIITINDILSKPEEEQLALIMRREIPVINKKDNIEKVISLFLSGDFYYLPIVDNGNVIGIISLKQLLPLVSKKYKLKKSITEYIDHNYFMSVWEKTPTYIASKVMLNFKVSFLGVLDEKGKFVGLLDTTDMIHSGEIISGITESDATKGESGDDWDWNWKSSVLIGTSNFYLPNKPVSNYLKKEYSTINQNLSISQAIETLQKDGTRYIAVIGEDNALIGILRDVDILKAFKGLI from the coding sequence ATGAATTTAGACGAAATTATAATAAGGGATTTCTTAAAATTCAGTATACCTAGCGATAGGGCCCTTGCAATAGAAACAATGAAGAAAAATGATATATCTGAGCTAATCGCATTAAAAGAAGGCACTGACACATTTCTTGGTATTATTACTATTAATGACATACTTTCAAAACCAGAAGAAGAACAATTGGCCTTAATAATGAGGAGAGAAATCCCAGTTATAAATAAGAAAGATAATATTGAAAAAGTCATTTCATTATTTTTAAGTGGAGATTTTTATTATCTGCCCATAGTCGATAATGGCAATGTTATTGGTATTATCTCTTTAAAACAACTACTTCCTTTAGTCAGTAAAAAGTATAAACTTAAAAAATCAATCACCGAGTATATCGATCACAATTATTTTATGAGCGTATGGGAAAAAACTCCCACGTATATTGCTTCTAAAGTAATGTTGAACTTTAAAGTTTCATTTCTTGGCGTTCTTGACGAAAAAGGAAAATTTGTAGGGTTATTAGATACGACAGATATGATTCATTCAGGAGAAATAATAAGTGGGATAACCGAATCAGATGCTACAAAAGGCGAGTCTGGAGATGATTGGGATTGGAACTGGAAATCCTCAGTGCTAATAGGCACTAGTAATTTCTATTTGCCAAATAAACCAGTTTCAAACTATTTGAAAAAGGAATATTCGACAATTAATCAGAATTTATCAATATCTCAAGCTATTGAAACGCTTCAAAAAGACGGAACAAGATATATTGCCGTAATTGGGGAAGATAATGCGCTTATTGGTATCCTGAGAGATGTTGACATTCTCAAGGCTTTTAAAGGCTTAATCTAG
- the gatA gene encoding Asp-tRNA(Asn)/Glu-tRNA(Gln) amidotransferase subunit GatA, producing the protein MFTRDLIEDLLSKSVEEHLHKKIEEIEKRNKEINAFITLGTEEAEKSSKEIQKKINNGTQGKLSGLVVSIKDNIAVYNTRMTCGSKVLENYIAPYDATVTNLIKKEDGIIIGKCNMDEFACGSDGTSSYFGPTKNPRNIDYVPGGSSSGSAASVAADFSDLSIGSDTGGSIRCPASFCGVYGFKPSYGLVSRYGLSDMAMSLEGPGPFAKDTYGIALLLDVISGKDPRDTVTVQSNNSYLKTVENFKDGDIKNMKIAYAKEFFEGVDENIKNMILDKIGMLESQGARIEEVSLPNIKYSIPIYYLVVFSEFSSAMSKFDGFKYGHYAGGQDIVEAVSNTRETSMGTEVKRRVLLGTFITMEEFKGRWYTKALKARSAIKEDFKRIFNSYDLLIGPTMPTLPWKIGERISDPLAMYSSDILTVSANLAGICASSQPVGEVKGLPVGLQLHADSLSESKLLKGMRAVEIACGGM; encoded by the coding sequence ATGTTTACTAGAGATCTCATTGAGGATTTATTATCCAAGTCAGTAGAAGAACATCTTCATAAAAAAATTGAAGAGATTGAAAAAAGGAATAAGGAAATAAACGCTTTTATTACCTTGGGTACCGAGGAAGCCGAAAAATCTTCAAAGGAAATCCAAAAAAAAATAAATAATGGAACTCAGGGAAAGCTTTCTGGTCTTGTTGTTTCTATTAAAGATAATATTGCAGTCTATAATACTAGAATGACTTGTGGTTCAAAAGTATTGGAGAATTATATAGCGCCCTACGATGCAACTGTTACTAACTTGATTAAGAAGGAAGATGGAATCATAATTGGTAAGTGTAACATGGATGAATTTGCATGTGGCTCAGATGGGACTTCTTCTTATTTTGGGCCAACTAAAAATCCTAGAAATATTGATTATGTGCCTGGGGGGAGTTCTTCAGGAAGTGCAGCCTCAGTTGCTGCTGATTTTTCTGATCTATCTATAGGTAGCGATACAGGCGGTTCAATAAGATGCCCCGCAAGTTTTTGTGGGGTATATGGTTTCAAACCAAGTTATGGATTAGTTTCTAGATATGGTCTTTCCGATATGGCCATGAGTCTAGAAGGCCCAGGCCCTTTTGCAAAAGATACTTATGGAATAGCACTTTTACTTGACGTCATTTCTGGTAAAGACCCCAGAGATACTGTAACTGTTCAAAGTAATAACTCATACCTCAAAACAGTTGAAAACTTCAAAGATGGCGATATTAAAAACATGAAAATTGCATACGCTAAAGAGTTCTTTGAAGGGGTAGATGAAAACATAAAAAACATGATACTTGACAAAATTGGAATGCTTGAATCCCAAGGCGCAAGAATAGAAGAAGTTTCCCTTCCAAATATTAAATACTCTATACCTATATACTATTTAGTTGTGTTCAGTGAGTTTTCATCAGCAATGTCGAAATTTGATGGATTTAAATACGGCCATTATGCAGGAGGCCAAGATATAGTAGAAGCCGTTTCTAATACAAGAGAAACTTCAATGGGGACTGAAGTCAAGAGAAGGGTTCTGCTTGGAACATTTATAACAATGGAAGAGTTTAAAGGAAGATGGTACACAAAAGCTTTGAAGGCAAGAAGCGCCATTAAAGAGGATTTTAAAAGAATTTTTAATTCATATGATTTACTTATTGGCCCAACTATGCCTACGCTCCCTTGGAAAATAGGAGAAAGAATCTCCGATCCCCTAGCTATGTATTCTTCAGACATACTTACTGTGAGTGCAAATCTTGCAGGTATTTGCGCCTCAAGTCAGCCTGTCGGCGAAGTAAAAGGTCTTCCCGTGGGATTACAACTTCACGCCGATAGCTTATCTGAATCTAAATTGCTTAAAGGCATGAGGGCAGTAGAAATAGCATGCGGGGGAATGTAA
- the gatB gene encoding Asp-tRNA(Asn)/Glu-tRNA(Gln) amidotransferase subunit GatB: MQIHEDKYKDLNLKIGLEIHVQLKTNQKIFCECSSDYINSPPNNNICPICTSQPGSKPMGINETALENLLKIGLFLGCKAYEKPFYVQRKHYFYPDLPSNYQRTSQPILGNGVFMGVGIWEIHIEEDPGRYELREGKVDFNRSGVPLAEIVTAPDIKSPEYAREFLRDLLLSLEYLGVIRGESGSIRADVNISIMGGNRIEIKNVNSVKGIYKALKYEIVRQKAVLQRGGTITMETRHFDEASMITKTLRKKETVADYRYIPDPDLVPVYISPEMLNEIESVLPESPHAKKKRFMEEYSLGEEIVDSLISDLYLSDLFEESAKNSNPLEAGKWCATELKRRLNEKNLSVSTSKINPKHISDMVGFIERGELSVKNAKWIIEDAVDSGEEIPVLMDKKNFYQISSEDTLVEIIEKVIADNPKAVLDFKSGNQNALHFLFGKVVNETEGRAEPSKTIKLLKDKLCAVA, encoded by the coding sequence TTGCAGATTCACGAAGACAAATACAAAGATTTGAACCTAAAAATAGGTCTTGAAATACATGTCCAATTGAAAACTAATCAAAAGATTTTTTGTGAGTGCTCATCAGACTATATTAATTCCCCTCCAAACAATAATATTTGCCCAATATGCACGTCACAACCTGGATCAAAGCCTATGGGGATAAATGAAACGGCATTAGAAAATCTCCTAAAAATAGGTTTATTCTTAGGTTGCAAAGCATACGAAAAACCTTTCTATGTCCAAAGAAAACATTATTTTTATCCTGATCTACCTTCAAACTATCAGAGGACATCCCAACCTATTTTAGGAAACGGTGTCTTTATGGGCGTTGGCATATGGGAGATACATATTGAAGAAGACCCAGGTAGGTACGAACTCAGAGAGGGTAAAGTTGACTTTAACAGATCGGGTGTACCCCTGGCAGAAATAGTAACTGCACCCGATATAAAATCCCCTGAGTATGCAAGAGAATTTTTGAGAGACCTTTTGTTATCCCTTGAATATTTAGGTGTGATAAGAGGAGAATCAGGATCCATTAGAGCAGATGTTAACATCTCGATAATGGGTGGAAATAGAATTGAAATAAAAAATGTCAACTCTGTGAAGGGTATCTACAAAGCTTTGAAATATGAGATTGTTAGGCAGAAAGCTGTTCTACAGAGAGGCGGAACAATAACGATGGAGACAAGGCATTTTGATGAAGCAAGCATGATAACTAAAACCTTGAGGAAAAAAGAAACAGTTGCTGACTATAGGTATATCCCTGACCCAGATCTAGTTCCAGTTTATATTAGCCCTGAGATGCTAAATGAAATTGAGTCAGTACTCCCAGAATCCCCTCATGCGAAAAAGAAGAGATTTATGGAAGAATATTCATTAGGGGAAGAAATAGTTGATTCTTTGATATCTGATCTTTATCTATCTGATTTATTTGAAGAGTCTGCAAAAAATTCAAATCCTCTTGAAGCGGGTAAGTGGTGCGCAACTGAACTTAAACGAAGATTAAATGAAAAAAACTTGTCAGTTTCAACATCAAAAATTAACCCAAAACACATATCTGATATGGTAGGATTCATCGAAAGAGGAGAACTTTCTGTGAAAAATGCTAAGTGGATTATTGAAGATGCTGTTGATAGTGGTGAAGAAATCCCAGTGCTCATGGATAAAAAGAACTTTTATCAGATTAGTTCTGAGGATACATTAGTTGAAATAATAGAAAAGGTTATAGCTGATAATCCAAAAGCTGTTTTAGACTTTAAATCTGGAAATCAAAATGCATTACACTTTTTATTTGGCAAAGTTGTCAATGAAACAGAAGGCAGGGCAGAACCTTCAAAAACAATAAAATTACTTAAAGATAAATTATGTGCGGTGGCTTAA
- the gatC gene encoding Asp-tRNA(Asn)/Glu-tRNA(Gln) amidotransferase subunit GatC, translated as MVETIINDSVIERVSEIARLKLSDKEKEKFREEFERILEEFSIIDEIKVGEKELYYVVENVNVLRKDSEPKPFNNINRIRSNFNKIEDDFIVVPRNL; from the coding sequence ATGGTAGAAACCATTATCAATGACAGTGTTATAGAGAGAGTTTCAGAAATTGCTAGATTAAAGCTTTCTGATAAAGAAAAAGAAAAATTCCGCGAAGAATTTGAGAGAATTCTTGAAGAATTTTCAATTATTGATGAGATTAAAGTTGGCGAAAAAGAACTTTATTATGTAGTAGAAAACGTCAATGTTTTGAGAAAAGATTCAGAACCAAAACCCTTCAATAATATTAATAGAATTAGATCTAACTTTAATAAAATAGAAGACGATTTTATAGTCGTTCCAAGAAATCTTTGA
- a CDS encoding preprotein translocase subunit Sec61beta, translated as MVKRKPQAVGGAMPATGAGLIRYFDEDEGGLKIRPEIVVVICVFVIVVGILLQIFGAELLGF; from the coding sequence ATGGTAAAGAGAAAACCGCAGGCTGTTGGGGGTGCTATGCCCGCAACTGGTGCTGGACTCATCAGATATTTTGATGAAGATGAAGGAGGATTAAAAATCCGTCCTGAAATAGTAGTCGTGATCTGTGTTTTCGTCATTGTAGTCGGCATACTATTACAGATTTTTGGGGCAGAACTATTAGGCTTTTAA